A genome region from Streptomyces antimycoticus includes the following:
- a CDS encoding NAD(P)/FAD-dependent oxidoreductase, protein MTEPKHGIVLGGGWAGMLAAHVLARHLERVTVVERDVLPDGPRHRKGSPQGRHVHVLWSSGARIVDTLLPGMIDQLLDAGARRIGFHQDLVTLTSHGWQHRFPPRQYALMCTRPFLDWKVRDRVLANGRITLRPRAEILDLVGDAKRVTGVRVRDMDTGAQETLEADLVIDASGRGSRLRHWLSALEVPPLEEDIVDAGIAYATRVYQAPPGAAAGFPAVNVAADHRLREPGRFGVVYPQEDGTWMVTLSCTRGAGLPAHDDDFLPYARTLRHPLVADLIDLAKPLTSVAVSRVGANRRLYPERLDIWPEGLLVLGDALAAFNPIYGHGMSSAARAAAALDTELQRSGADAGATRRVQHAISATVDDPWIMAASKDVEYVNCRMSTTDPRLTGGAVARQRFSDLIADRSIRSSAVCDVVTDVISLTAPQSELASSRFLSLMHKDRVLPELTEPPLTADELALVNLTPRSTVSAGGS, encoded by the coding sequence ATGACCGAACCCAAGCACGGAATCGTTCTGGGCGGAGGCTGGGCGGGAATGCTGGCTGCCCATGTGCTGGCCCGCCATCTGGAGCGCGTCACCGTCGTGGAGCGCGATGTGCTGCCGGACGGGCCCCGGCACCGTAAGGGGTCGCCGCAGGGACGCCATGTCCATGTGCTGTGGTCCAGCGGTGCGCGCATCGTGGACACGCTGCTGCCGGGCATGATCGACCAACTGCTCGACGCGGGCGCCCGCCGGATCGGTTTCCATCAGGACCTGGTGACCTTGACGTCCCACGGCTGGCAACACCGCTTTCCACCGCGGCAGTACGCGCTGATGTGCACCCGCCCGTTCCTGGACTGGAAGGTCCGCGATCGCGTCCTGGCCAACGGACGGATCACCTTACGTCCGCGCGCCGAGATCCTCGATCTGGTCGGCGACGCCAAACGGGTCACCGGGGTCCGGGTGCGCGACATGGACACCGGTGCGCAGGAAACGCTGGAGGCGGATCTGGTGATCGACGCCTCCGGCCGTGGTTCCCGGCTCCGGCACTGGCTGTCGGCGCTGGAGGTGCCGCCGCTCGAGGAGGACATCGTCGACGCGGGCATCGCGTACGCCACCCGCGTCTACCAGGCGCCGCCGGGCGCCGCCGCCGGATTCCCCGCCGTCAACGTGGCCGCGGACCACCGGCTGCGCGAGCCGGGCCGGTTCGGGGTGGTGTATCCACAGGAGGACGGCACCTGGATGGTGACCCTGTCGTGCACCCGGGGTGCCGGACTGCCCGCGCACGACGACGACTTCCTGCCCTACGCCCGAACGCTGCGCCATCCACTGGTCGCCGATCTCATCGACCTCGCGAAGCCGCTGACCTCGGTGGCCGTCTCGCGTGTCGGCGCCAACCGGCGGCTGTATCCGGAGCGGCTGGACATCTGGCCCGAGGGACTGCTGGTGCTCGGCGACGCGCTGGCCGCGTTCAACCCGATCTACGGCCATGGGATGAGCTCCGCGGCTCGTGCGGCCGCCGCGCTGGACACCGAGCTCCAGCGGTCCGGGGCCGACGCGGGAGCGACCCGCCGGGTCCAGCACGCGATCAGCGCCACCGTGGACGATCCATGGATCATGGCGGCGTCCAAGGATGTGGAGTACGTCAACTGCCGGATGAGCACGACGGATCCGCGGCTGACCGGCGGGGCCGTGGCCCGGCAGCGCTTCTCCGATCTGATCGCCGACCGGTCGATCCGTTCCTCGGCGGTGTGTGATGTGGTGACCGATGTCATCAGCCTGACCGCCCCGCAGTCCGAGCTGGCGTCCAGCCGCTTTCTGTCGCTCATGCACAAGGACCGGGTCCTTCCGGAACTCACCGAGCCGCCACTGACCGCCGATGAGCTCGCGCTGGTGAACCTGACGCCGCGCAGCACGGTGAGTGCGGGCGGCTCATGA
- a CDS encoding nuclear transport factor 2 family protein — protein MADEATLKKMALEYARRMNAGDVEAVLELFSDDIVFEDPVGAPPLIGKDALRGHIAWSIECQVHETPGRPVTSMDGRRVAVPTTVTVYAPAKLTFSIIGVIELGDDGLVHHAQAFWGITDTKVGDGPELSGVAHFMAVTQNLAKMVQAKGSPSPM, from the coding sequence ATGGCCGATGAGGCGACCCTCAAGAAGATGGCCCTGGAATACGCGCGGCGGATGAACGCCGGTGATGTCGAGGCCGTATTGGAGCTGTTCTCGGACGACATCGTCTTCGAAGACCCGGTCGGCGCGCCCCCGCTCATCGGAAAGGACGCCCTTCGCGGACATATCGCCTGGTCCATCGAATGCCAGGTGCATGAGACCCCGGGCCGTCCGGTCACCTCGATGGACGGCCGCAGGGTGGCGGTGCCGACCACGGTCACGGTGTACGCACCGGCGAAACTCACCTTCAGCATCATCGGCGTGATCGAACTCGGTGATGACGGTCTGGTCCATCACGCCCAGGCGTTCTGGGGCATCACGGATACGAAAGTGGGCGACGGCCCCGAACTCAGCGGTGTCGCCCATTTCATGGCGGTCACCCAGAACCTCGCCAAGATGGTCCAGGCCAAGGGCAGCCCCAGTCCGATGTAA